The following proteins are co-located in the Oncorhynchus gorbuscha isolate QuinsamMale2020 ecotype Even-year linkage group LG22, OgorEven_v1.0, whole genome shotgun sequence genome:
- the LOC124009443 gene encoding NLR family CARD domain-containing protein 3-like, protein MTFVNNELKRYKRILSPELPEGFESQKQDKEVVDAEDEKQESSAREGALKITLHVLRKMNQKELADTLEKNELAVICQRELKSNLKKFQCVFEGIAKQGNPTLFNKIYTELYITEGGTGEVNNEHELRQIETTTRKQARPETAIKCNDIFKPLTGQDKLIRTVLTKGVAGIGKTVSVQKFILDWAEGKANQDVQFVFSFPFRELNLMKGEKHTLIELLNHFSMETKESRISNYDKNNVLFIFDGLDECRLPLDFQKNKICCDVTKSTSVDVLLTNLIKGNLLPSALLWITTRPAAANQIPPECVDQVTEVRGFNDPQKEEYFRRRFSDEDLASRIISHIKTSRSLHIMCHIPVFCWISAIVLEPMLKHKREEMPKTLTEMYTHLVVFHTKQKNEKYIGKEERGPDWNKKSILSLGKLAFQQLVKGNIMFYEEDLKESGIDVNEASVYSGLCTQIFKEECGLYQDKVYCFVHLSIQEFLAAVYVFLSFSNNNENLMAELQSTSSNDCLLKPEVTVYKSAVDKALQNETGNLDLFLRFLLGLSLESNQKHLRGLLTTIGSSSQTHEETVNYIKEKIRENPSPERCINLFHCLNELNDHSLVEEIQSYLRSGSVSSDELSPSQWSALVFVLLTSEKDLDVFDLKKYSRSEEGLLRLLPVVKVSRAALLSGCGVTEEGCASLVSALKSNPSNLRELDLSNNDLKDSGVKLLSAGLGNPHCKLETLRLSGCQVTEEGCASLVSALKANPSHPRELDLRNNDLKDSGVKILSAGLGNPHCKLETLRSVFL, encoded by the exons ATGAGCTTGCTGTGATTTGTCAACGTGAACTCAAATCTAATCTGAAGAAGTTTCAATGTGTATTTGAGGGGATCGCTAAACAAGGAAACCCAACACTTTTCAATAAGATCTACACAGAGCTCTACATCACAGAGGGTGGAACAGGAGAGGTCAATAATGAACATGAGCTGAGACAGATTGAGACAACAACCAGGAAACAAGCAAGACCAGAGACTGCAATCAAATGTAACGACATCTTCAAACCCTTAACTGGACAAGACAAACTTATCAGAACTGTGCTGACAAAGGGAGTCGCTGGCATTGGAAAAACAGTCTCTGTGCAGAAGTTCATTCTGGACTGGGCTGAAGGAAAAGCAAATCAGGATGTCCAATTTGTATTTTCATTCCCTTTTCGGGAGCTGAATTTGATGAAAGGGGAAAAACACACTTTGATTGAACTTCTCAATCACTTCTCAATGGAAACCAAAGAATCAAGAATCTCCAACTACGACAAGAACAACGTTCTGTTCATCTTTGATGGTCTGGATGAGTGCCGACTGCCCCTAGACTTCCAGAAGAACAAGATCTGTTGTGACGTCACCAAGTCAACCTCAGTGGATGTTCTGCTGACAAATCTCATCAAGGGAAAtctgcttccctctgctctcctctggatAACTACCCGACCTGCAGCAGCCAATCAGATCCCCCCTGAGTGTGTTGACCAGGTGACAGAGGTACGGGGGTTCAATGACCCACAGAAGGAGGAGTACTTCAGGAGAAGATTCAGTGATGAGGACCTGGCCAGCAGAATCATCTCACACATAAAGACATCAAGGAGCCTCCACATCATGTGCCACATTCCAGTCTTTTGTTGGATTTCTGCAATAGTACTTGAACCAATGCTGAAAcataagagagaagagatgccCAAGACTCTGACTGAGATGTACACACACCTTGTGGTGTTTCATACCAAACAGAAGAATGAAAAGTATattgggaaagaagagaggggtcCAGACTGGAATAAAAAGAGCATTCTGTCACTGGGAAAACTGGCTTTTCAACAGCTTGTGAAGGGAAATATAATGTTCTATGAAGAAGACCTGAAAGAGTCTGGCATTGATGTCAATGAAGCCTCAGTGTACTCAGGATTGTGCACACAGATCTTTAAAGAGGAATGTGGGCTGTACCAGGACAAGGTGTACTGCTTCGTTCATCTGAGCATTCAGGAGTTTCTGGCTGCTGTATATGTGTTCCTTTCATTCAGCAACAACAATGAAAATCTAATGGCCGAACTGCAATCAACATCCAGCAACGATTGTCTACTGAAGCCAGAAGTTACTGTCTACAAGAGCGCTGTGGATAAAGCCTTACAAAATGAGACGGGAAACCTGGACCTTTTCCTCCGCTTCCTTCTGGGCCTCTCACTGGAGTCCAATCAGAAGCACTTACGAGGTCTACTGACAACGATAGGAAGCAGTTCACAGACCCATGAAGAAACAGTCAACTACATCAAGGAGAAGATCAGGGAGAATCCCTCTCCAGAGAGGTGCAtcaatctgttccactgtctgAATGAACTGAATGACCATTCTCTAGTGGAGGAGATCCAAAGCTACCTGAGATCAGGAAGTGTCTCCAGTGATGAACTCTCACCTTCACAGTGGTCAGCTCTGGTCTTTGTGTTGCTGACTTCAGAAAAGGACCTGGATGTGTTTGACctgaagaaatactccagatcAGAGGAAGGTCTTCTGAGGCTGCTGCCAGTGGTCAAAGTCTCCAGAGCTGCTCT gctgtcaggctgtggagtcacagaggaaggttgtgcttctctggtctcagctctgaaGTCAAACCCCTCAaacctgagagagctggatctgagtaacaatgacctgaaggattcaggagtgaagctgctctctgctggactggggaATCCCCACTGTAAACTGGAGACTCTGAG gctgtcaggctgtcaagtcacagaggaaggctgtgcttctctggtctcagctctgaaGGCAAATCCCTCACACCCAAGAGAGCTGGATCTGAGGAACAATGACCTGAAGGATTCAGGAGTGAAGATTctctctgctggactggggaATCCCCACTGTAAACTGGAGACCCTGAGGTCAGTATTCCTGTAG